In Minwuia thermotolerans, the sequence GCTGCTGCGCAATCCGATCTACATCGGACGCGTGAAGCATCGCGGCCAGACCTACGAGGGTGAGCACGAACCGATCATCGACGTCGCCACGTGGGAGGCGGTCCAGCAGAAGCTCGACGGCCGTGCGAAGCGTCGCCGGGCCCAGGTCAACACCCCGTCACCATCTCATCTGCTCAAGGGCCGGCTGTTCGATGAGGCCGGCGAGCCGCTCTATGCCACCCAGGCCCAAAAGCGGGGCCGGCGCTATTCTTACTACACCTCGAAACATCTCGTGACGCGCAAGGCCGCCAGCAGCAGCGGCTGGCGGCTCCCCGCCCCCACCCTGGACAAGCTCGTCGTCGACCAGATCGTGGCGCTGCTGCGCGACCCCCTGCGGGTGATCGACCTGATGACCGATGGGCGCGGCGAAGATGCGGCAATCACCGGACTGCTCGATGCAGCCAGTGACGTCGCCAACACCCTTGCCGGCGACGAAGGCACCCCCCGGCGTCGAATGCTCGACGCCCTGCTCAACCGGATCGACCTCAGAGATAGCTGCATCGTGGTTCACCTCCGGCCGTCTGCCATCGGCGTTGGGGACATGAATGTCGGCCACGACATGTCGGCAGGTGACAAAGATGAAGATGCCATTCTGGCCGTGGAACTGCCGGTGAAGATTTCACGCCGCGCCAACGGTAGCCGCATTATCCTCGCCAGCGGGGAACTGCAGATCGGCGAACCCGACGCTAACCTCATCCGCCTCATCACGGACGCGCATCGGTGGGACCGGATGCTGGCCGAGGGCGAGGTCGGCTCGCTGCAGGAACTGGCTCGATGTGAACGGGTCGACCGCAGCGACATCGGTCGAACCCTGAACCTCGCCTACCTGGCGCCGGACATCGTCGAGGCCATACTCGACGGAAGGCAGCCGGTTGGGCTGACGGCCAAGAAGCTCAAGCGGACAAGCGAGTTGCCGCTCGACTGGAAGGCACAGCGCCACGCCCTCGGCTTTGAGGCCTGAGAGGTCGGCTCTGCTCCGCAAATGATGGTGGGGACCCTGAAATCGGCCAAAAGAGACGCGGCCGCATTCGGCCAGGATTCGTCTCCCCTTTGGCGTCTCCCGGGACGCTCTTCAGCGCCGCGAGCCCCGCAAAGCCGGGCAAACCGCGGGTCTCCGCCGGGACGCAGTGTGGACATAGGTTCGCGGGAGACGGGGTGGTGGCGTCGGCAGTCTCCACGGTACGGCTCTCGAGCATCGCTACCCTGTTTACAGGGAAGAACAGGGAATTTCCGTCTTTTTCGGCCCCGGCGGGGTGATTCCGGTTGCCGTAACCCCCTGAAATCCGGTTCCTTTTCGGGCGATTTCCCTGTGACTTGGAACAGGGAATACAAGTCCCGGAACAGGGAACCGGAATCGATCTGCAGGGAATCCGACACCGAATGCAGGGAACCGCCCGCCAGGAGCAGCGTATTCCCCAGGGAAATCCCCCAAACGCCGGTTCCAGCACGCTTCAGACCAGCGCCATTGATCAGGTCATGCACGGGCGCTTCAGAGCGGCGCTGGCTTTGACAGACCTTGGGCGCAAGGCGCTGCACGAG encodes:
- a CDS encoding recombinase family protein, with product MYTRKSSEEGLEQAFNSLDAQREACAAYIRSQQHEGWMELPVHYDDGGFSGGSMERPALAALLDDIRAGRIDTVVVYKVDRLTRSLADFARIVELFEDQGVSFVSVTQQFNTTTSMGRLTLNVLLSFAQFEREVTAERIRDKIAASKKKGMWMGGAVPIGYRVEDRKLVVDPDGAATVRRIFGLYRELGSVREVKAACDREGLLSATRTSRSGRRTGGIHFSRGHLYWLLRNPIYIGRVKHRGQTYEGEHEPIIDVATWEAVQQKLDGRAKRRRAQVNTPSPSHLLKGRLFDEAGEPLYATQAQKRGRRYSYYTSKHLVTRKAASSSGWRLPAPTLDKLVVDQIVALLRDPLRVIDLMTDGRGEDAAITGLLDAASDVANTLAGDEGTPRRRMLDALLNRIDLRDSCIVVHLRPSAIGVGDMNVGHDMSAGDKDEDAILAVELPVKISRRANGSRIILASGELQIGEPDANLIRLITDAHRWDRMLAEGEVGSLQELARCERVDRSDIGRTLNLAYLAPDIVEAILDGRQPVGLTAKKLKRTSELPLDWKAQRHALGFEA